A genomic segment from Bradyrhizobium sp. ISRA430 encodes:
- a CDS encoding SDR family oxidoreductase: MTSRKTVLVLGGSSDIARATARAFAKAGYDVQLAGRDAAVLEPDAADLRARYNVEASRWTFDVLDTASFETFASGLPALPDVVISIVGLLGAQESAQSDLEHATTIMRSNYEGPALILGLFAEKFLARGYGTIVGVSSVAGDRGRASNYVYGSAKAGFSAFLSGLRARASRGGVHIVTVKPGFVRTKMTEGMKLIGPLTVEAQVVGDAILNAVQRRTDVVYVSGKWRLVMLIIKALPEAIFKKLKF; the protein is encoded by the coding sequence GTGACTTCGCGCAAGACCGTTCTGGTGCTGGGTGGCTCCTCCGATATCGCCCGCGCCACCGCGCGCGCCTTCGCCAAGGCCGGATACGATGTGCAGCTCGCGGGCCGCGACGCCGCCGTGCTGGAGCCTGACGCGGCGGATCTGCGCGCGCGCTACAATGTCGAGGCAAGTCGCTGGACATTCGACGTGCTGGACACGGCGTCGTTCGAAACCTTTGCCAGCGGCCTTCCGGCGTTGCCGGATGTCGTCATCTCGATCGTCGGCTTGCTGGGCGCGCAGGAGAGCGCGCAGAGCGATCTCGAACACGCCACGACGATCATGCGCTCGAACTACGAGGGGCCCGCGCTGATCCTCGGCCTGTTTGCGGAGAAGTTCTTGGCGCGCGGCTATGGCACGATCGTCGGCGTGTCGTCCGTGGCCGGCGATCGCGGCCGCGCCTCGAACTATGTCTATGGTTCGGCCAAGGCAGGCTTTTCCGCGTTCCTGTCGGGCCTGCGCGCCCGCGCGAGCCGCGGCGGCGTTCACATCGTCACCGTCAAGCCCGGCTTCGTCCGGACCAAGATGACCGAGGGCATGAAGCTGATCGGGCCCCTGACCGTCGAGGCACAGGTGGTGGGCGATGCCATCCTCAACGCCGTGCAGCGGCGGACCGACGTCGTCTATGTCAGCGGCAAATGGCGCCTCGTGATGCTCATCATCAAGGCGCTGCCGGAAGCGATCTTCAAGAAGCTCAAGTTCTGA
- a CDS encoding complex I NDUFA9 subunit family protein: MATNLDTLVTVFGGSGFLGRSVVRALCKRDYRVRVAVRRPELAGFLQPLGRVGQVHTVQANLRYPASVEAALRDSHVAINLVGILTEGGGQTFDAVQAKGAETVARAAAAAGAEMVHVSAIGADEESPSRYARAKAAGEKAVLSAVPSATIFRPSVMFGPEDQFTNRFAALARMSPVLPLVGGTTRMQPVYVGDVATAIADAVDGKAKKSATYELGGPEVLTMREIIETILRITDRQRMLVPLSFPLARFQANFLQFAPGALKLTPDQVTLLERDNIVSDAAKAAGLTLEGLGIAPDSLEAIAPQYLWRFRAAGQFQRMIV, encoded by the coding sequence ATGGCTACCAATCTGGACACGCTCGTCACGGTTTTCGGCGGATCAGGGTTTTTGGGCCGGAGCGTCGTCCGCGCGCTGTGCAAGCGTGACTACCGGGTCCGGGTCGCGGTCCGGCGGCCGGAACTGGCCGGCTTCCTGCAGCCGCTCGGCCGGGTCGGGCAGGTCCATACCGTACAGGCAAACCTGCGCTATCCGGCCTCGGTCGAGGCGGCGCTGCGTGATTCGCATGTCGCGATCAACCTGGTCGGCATCCTCACCGAGGGCGGCGGGCAGACCTTTGACGCCGTCCAGGCCAAGGGCGCCGAAACGGTCGCCAGGGCGGCGGCCGCCGCCGGCGCTGAGATGGTGCATGTCTCGGCCATCGGCGCCGACGAAGAGTCGCCCTCGCGCTACGCCCGGGCCAAGGCCGCCGGCGAGAAGGCGGTGCTATCAGCGGTGCCCTCGGCCACGATCTTCCGTCCCTCGGTAATGTTCGGCCCCGAGGACCAGTTCACCAACCGCTTTGCCGCGCTGGCGCGGATGTCGCCGGTGCTGCCGCTGGTCGGCGGGACGACCCGGATGCAGCCGGTCTATGTCGGCGACGTCGCGACCGCGATCGCGGATGCGGTCGACGGCAAGGCCAAGAAGAGCGCCACCTACGAGCTCGGCGGGCCGGAAGTGCTGACCATGCGCGAGATCATCGAGACCATCCTCCGCATTACCGACCGCCAGCGCATGCTGGTTCCGCTCTCGTTCCCCCTCGCCCGTTTCCAGGCCAACTTCCTGCAGTTCGCGCCGGGCGCGCTGAAGCTGACGCCGGACCAGGTCACATTGCTCGAGCGCGATAACATTGTGTCGGACGCGGCCAAGGCCGCAGGCCTGACGCTGGAAGGCCTCGGGATCGCACCCGATTCGCTCGAGGCGATCGCTCCGCAATATCTCTGGCGCTTCCGCGCCGCCGGCCAGTTCCAGCGCATGATCGTGTAG
- a CDS encoding MFS transporter, with translation MTEQTLAAPIDDQQERQRGFSRYQSLLIALLAFTQFTIILDFIIMSPLGAILMPSLNITAGQFGVAVSAYAFSAGISGILAAGFADRFDRKRLLLFFYVGFTLGTMLCAVAQNYHVLLLGRIVTGLFGGVIGSVVLAIITDLFPLHLRGRVMGFVQTAFAASQVLGIPAGLFLANHWNWHICFVAIVGLSIVAIAVIALAMEPVDAHLRLKQDKNPFHHLIATVGQPRYTLAFAVTTLLATGGYMLMPFSSAFTVHNLGIDIEHLPTIYLVSGLFSIVTGPLVGRASDAFGKYPTFVFGSVVSVIMVLIYTHLGHVALATAILVNVLMFVGIFSRMIPSQALMSAIPDPSQRGSFSAISASLQQLSGGLGSVLAAGIIAQEPDGSLIHFDRLGYIVVATSIVSLIAMYFVQKSVANRAGRRVV, from the coding sequence ATGACCGAACAGACGCTCGCAGCGCCGATTGACGATCAACAGGAACGCCAGCGCGGCTTTTCGCGCTACCAGTCGCTGCTCATCGCGCTGCTCGCGTTCACCCAGTTCACGATCATTCTCGATTTCATCATCATGTCGCCGCTCGGCGCCATCCTGATGCCCTCGCTCAACATCACGGCCGGGCAATTCGGCGTCGCGGTTTCGGCCTATGCGTTCAGCGCGGGAATTTCGGGTATCCTGGCCGCCGGCTTTGCCGATCGCTTCGATCGCAAGCGCCTGCTGCTGTTCTTCTATGTCGGCTTCACGCTCGGAACCATGCTCTGCGCCGTGGCGCAGAATTACCATGTCCTGCTGCTCGGCAGGATCGTGACCGGATTGTTCGGCGGCGTGATCGGCTCCGTCGTGCTTGCCATCATCACCGACCTGTTCCCGTTGCATCTGCGCGGCCGCGTAATGGGATTCGTCCAAACGGCGTTCGCCGCGAGCCAGGTGCTCGGCATTCCGGCCGGGCTGTTTCTCGCCAATCACTGGAACTGGCATATCTGCTTCGTTGCGATCGTCGGTCTGTCGATCGTCGCAATTGCCGTCATCGCGCTGGCGATGGAGCCGGTCGATGCGCATCTGCGATTGAAGCAGGACAAGAACCCGTTCCACCACCTGATCGCGACCGTCGGTCAGCCGCGCTACACGCTGGCCTTCGCGGTCACGACGCTGCTGGCAACAGGCGGCTACATGCTGATGCCGTTCTCCAGCGCCTTTACCGTGCACAATCTCGGCATCGACATCGAGCACCTGCCGACGATCTATCTCGTCTCCGGCCTGTTCAGCATCGTCACGGGGCCGCTGGTCGGCAGGGCGAGCGATGCGTTCGGCAAATATCCGACCTTCGTCTTTGGCAGCGTGGTGTCGGTGATCATGGTGCTGATCTACACCCATCTCGGCCACGTCGCGCTCGCGACCGCGATCCTCGTCAACGTGCTGATGTTCGTCGGTATCTTTTCGCGCATGATCCCGTCGCAGGCGCTGATGTCGGCGATCCCCGACCCCAGTCAGCGCGGCTCGTTCAGCGCGATCAGCGCGTCACTGCAGCAGCTCTCCGGCGGGCTCGGCTCGGTACTCGCCGCAGGGATCATCGCGCAAGAGCCGGATGGGTCGCTGATCCATTTCGACCGGCTCGGATACATCGTCGTCGCGACGTCGATCGTCTCGCTGATCGCGATGTACTTTGTGCAGAAGTCGGTCGCGAACCGGGCCGGGAGGCGGGTCGTTTGA
- a CDS encoding undecaprenyl-diphosphate phosphatase codes for MSDTIRAVILGIIEGVTEFLPVSSTGHLLLAERFFGLGEGAFWDSFTVLIQLGAILAIVGLYFRKLWDVSIGMFTGDVYARRFVIGVLVAFLPAVIVGLLAGKYIKSVLFNPWVVCFTLIVGGAILLWVDRLNLKPREHDATKFPLLMYLYIGIAQCVAMIPGVSRSGASIVAAMLLGADKRAAAEFSFFLAIPTMIGAFAYDFYKNRSEMTMDHMNIVAIGFVVSFITAIIVVKTFLEYVTRHGFVLFAWWRVIVGTLGLIALALGR; via the coding sequence ATGTCAGACACAATACGGGCAGTGATCCTCGGCATCATCGAGGGCGTGACTGAGTTCCTTCCCGTTTCATCGACAGGTCACCTCCTGCTCGCGGAGCGCTTCTTCGGCCTTGGCGAAGGCGCCTTCTGGGATTCGTTTACCGTCCTGATCCAGCTCGGCGCGATCCTCGCGATCGTCGGCTTGTACTTCAGGAAGTTGTGGGACGTCTCGATCGGCATGTTCACCGGGGATGTCTATGCGCGCCGTTTCGTGATCGGTGTGCTGGTCGCGTTCCTGCCCGCGGTCATCGTCGGCCTGCTCGCCGGCAAATACATCAAGAGCGTGCTGTTCAATCCGTGGGTCGTCTGCTTCACGCTGATCGTCGGCGGCGCCATTCTCCTGTGGGTCGACCGGCTCAATCTGAAGCCGCGCGAGCACGATGCCACCAAGTTTCCGCTGCTGATGTATCTCTATATCGGCATCGCGCAATGCGTGGCGATGATCCCGGGCGTGTCGCGTTCCGGCGCCAGCATCGTCGCGGCGATGCTGCTCGGCGCAGACAAGCGCGCGGCGGCGGAGTTCTCGTTCTTCCTCGCCATCCCGACCATGATCGGCGCGTTCGCCTACGACTTCTACAAGAACCGGTCCGAGATGACGATGGACCACATGAACATCGTCGCGATCGGCTTCGTGGTGTCGTTCATCACCGCGATCATCGTGGTGAAGACGTTCCTGGAATACGTCACCCGCCACGGCTTCGTGCTGTTCGCCTGGTGGCGCGTCATCGTCGGCACGCTCGGCCTGATCGCGCTGGCGCTTGGCCGGTAA
- a CDS encoding DUF6798 domain-containing protein, producing the protein MAEISLNSEAHTRRSALSLSHAQVDTLAIAAIAAALSLLHSGFVFGVENNLFHLPIVAGLYDEPQYQDDSFIQSLRYFASGVWVLLDSTERYFGNVALLFLGLDYVSRLVCFLGFLCCASLLGVVERRDKIIFALIACFTSLLDGDSYAGAGGLLIRYFTHSEIANGTVLLAIYFAAKARFIAATLALGATFFVNAFIAVWLAPLLALIAVVLLMKQGTSLAAVCSGVAFGAVLCIPLALPVLHAVLGNPEFGKPTAFDFVTYLHQYYGGHVLIDATPRSEIFALEGVALVGALALRQLGAQAAEIAAAYLGVALIYAAGVILPHLTGSPLLLNLHLLRSSTIVHLLAALALAALAVNWLRSKEPTTVLLASLIVALSVSRMTILLAIPIMLLPRAIPEARDGEPAYLRTMSYLVLASVVLIAWPYSTWQNLAFNATFADAVGEWMEVGHWARSSTPPTAIFLVPLRPRDDAVPAPSTADVALSRTGVFEYASHRRVYVDFKRGAATMWTSSYYEIWWSRFADTEQLSSLAERKAYASRNGIDYVIDLCQTAATSGEVLFRTKRLCVVPARS; encoded by the coding sequence ATGGCAGAAATCAGCCTCAATTCCGAAGCCCACACCCGCAGAAGCGCGCTAAGCCTCTCGCATGCTCAGGTCGACACGCTGGCGATCGCTGCAATCGCGGCCGCGCTGTCGCTTCTTCACTCCGGCTTTGTGTTCGGCGTCGAGAACAATCTGTTTCATCTCCCGATCGTTGCCGGGCTCTACGACGAGCCGCAGTACCAAGACGACTCCTTCATCCAGTCGCTGCGCTATTTTGCATCCGGCGTCTGGGTCTTGCTGGACAGCACGGAAAGATATTTTGGCAACGTCGCATTGCTCTTCCTCGGCCTCGACTATGTGTCGCGGCTGGTCTGCTTTCTGGGGTTCCTGTGCTGCGCTTCGCTGCTCGGCGTGGTCGAGCGCCGCGACAAGATCATCTTTGCTCTGATTGCCTGCTTCACTTCTCTGCTCGACGGCGACAGCTACGCTGGCGCAGGCGGATTGCTAATCCGATACTTCACCCATTCCGAGATCGCCAACGGCACGGTCCTCCTCGCCATATACTTCGCCGCGAAGGCGCGCTTCATTGCTGCTACGCTTGCCTTGGGAGCAACCTTCTTCGTCAACGCCTTCATCGCCGTGTGGCTTGCGCCGCTGTTGGCGCTCATCGCGGTCGTCCTCTTGATGAAACAGGGGACGAGCCTCGCTGCGGTCTGTTCGGGTGTGGCTTTCGGCGCCGTCCTGTGCATTCCCCTCGCGCTTCCCGTGCTTCATGCCGTTCTAGGCAACCCGGAATTCGGCAAGCCCACCGCCTTCGATTTCGTGACCTACCTGCATCAGTACTATGGCGGCCATGTCCTGATCGATGCGACCCCGCGCAGCGAGATCTTCGCGCTGGAAGGCGTTGCGCTTGTCGGCGCGCTTGCGCTCCGGCAGCTCGGAGCGCAAGCCGCGGAAATCGCCGCCGCCTACCTTGGCGTCGCGCTGATTTATGCGGCTGGCGTCATTCTTCCCCACCTGACCGGCTCACCTCTCCTGCTCAACCTTCACCTGCTCCGATCTAGCACGATCGTGCATCTGCTCGCTGCGCTTGCGCTGGCGGCGCTTGCAGTGAACTGGCTTCGGAGTAAGGAGCCGACAACAGTTCTGCTGGCCAGCCTGATCGTCGCCTTGAGTGTGAGCCGCATGACGATTTTGCTCGCCATCCCGATCATGTTGCTGCCCAGAGCGATCCCGGAAGCACGGGACGGTGAGCCGGCCTATCTTCGCACGATGAGTTATCTCGTGCTGGCGAGCGTGGTGTTGATCGCCTGGCCGTACTCGACCTGGCAGAATCTCGCGTTCAATGCGACGTTCGCGGACGCCGTCGGGGAATGGATGGAGGTCGGCCACTGGGCGCGAAGCTCGACGCCGCCGACGGCCATTTTCCTCGTCCCCTTGAGGCCTCGCGACGATGCCGTGCCGGCGCCGAGCACGGCCGACGTTGCGCTGTCCCGGACCGGTGTTTTCGAATACGCGTCCCATCGGCGGGTCTATGTCGATTTCAAGCGGGGGGCGGCTACTATGTGGACATCATCCTACTACGAGATTTGGTGGAGCCGCTTTGCCGATACGGAGCAGTTGAGCTCGCTTGCCGAGCGAAAGGCCTATGCGTCGCGTAACGGGATCGACTACGTGATCGATCTTTGTCAGACGGCTGCGACGAGCGGCGAGGTTCTGTTCCGGACGAAACGTCTGTGCGTGGTTCCTGCGAGATCATAG
- a CDS encoding FAD-binding oxidoreductase — translation MTLVSGWGRFPVVDTDVLRPRSFMAIGEAVAGASGTVARGNGRAYGDAGIGAIRTIAMTGFDRVRSFDPVTGRIRLEAGVLLSDLIDTFGPRGFLPFVVPGTRFVSVGGAIAADVHGKNHHCEGGFGRYVDSILLRTGQGEIIEASREENSDAFFATVGGMGLTGVILEATMRLRPVETGWIRERVVSTSDLGAAMRALDAGDSATYSVAWIDCVARGSELGRSLIYLGEHARAGELPDGADAFPLGKDPALAVPVDLPSITLNRYSIRAFNELYYRMGAKRAGESHRVSLFPYFFPLDSISAWNRIYGRRGFLQHQCVIPEHGARDVLGDILERVTKRGDASFLAVLKKLGQGDGILSFPMPGYTLALDFPMRGDILNFLDEIDRLVVAAGGRLYLAKDARQSRATFEAGYPALQRFKAIRKSLDLAGKIRSKLSQRLFDEVQP, via the coding sequence ATGACCCTCGTCAGCGGCTGGGGGCGCTTCCCGGTCGTCGATACCGATGTCCTGCGGCCGCGGTCGTTTATGGCGATCGGCGAGGCCGTCGCCGGTGCGTCCGGCACGGTGGCCAGGGGTAACGGGCGCGCCTATGGCGACGCCGGCATCGGCGCCATCAGGACCATCGCGATGACCGGTTTCGACCGGGTCAGGTCGTTCGATCCGGTGACCGGACGCATTCGCCTGGAAGCCGGCGTGCTGCTGTCGGACCTGATCGACACCTTTGGTCCGCGCGGCTTCCTGCCCTTCGTCGTTCCGGGAACGCGGTTCGTGTCGGTCGGCGGCGCCATCGCCGCCGACGTCCACGGCAAGAACCATCATTGCGAGGGCGGCTTCGGCCGCTATGTCGACAGCATCCTGCTGCGCACCGGGCAGGGCGAGATCATCGAAGCCTCGCGCGAAGAGAATTCCGATGCCTTCTTCGCGACCGTCGGCGGCATGGGCCTGACCGGGGTCATTCTGGAAGCGACGATGCGGCTGCGGCCGGTCGAAACCGGCTGGATCCGCGAGCGGGTGGTCTCGACATCCGATCTGGGTGCTGCCATGCGCGCGCTCGATGCCGGCGATTCCGCGACCTATTCGGTGGCGTGGATCGACTGCGTGGCACGCGGCAGCGAGCTCGGCCGCTCGCTGATCTATCTCGGCGAGCACGCCCGCGCAGGCGAGCTTCCCGACGGTGCCGATGCATTTCCGCTTGGCAAGGATCCCGCCCTCGCCGTGCCCGTCGACCTGCCGTCCATCACGCTCAACCGCTATAGCATCCGCGCCTTCAACGAGCTCTATTATCGCATGGGTGCGAAGCGCGCCGGCGAAAGCCATCGGGTCTCGCTCTTCCCCTATTTCTTTCCGCTCGACAGCATCAGTGCCTGGAATCGCATCTATGGCCGGCGCGGCTTCCTGCAGCATCAATGCGTGATCCCGGAACACGGCGCGCGCGACGTGCTCGGCGACATTCTCGAACGTGTCACCAAGCGCGGCGACGCCTCGTTCCTCGCGGTGCTGAAGAAGCTCGGCCAGGGCGACGGTATCCTGTCGTTTCCGATGCCCGGCTATACGCTAGCGCTGGATTTCCCGATGCGCGGCGACATCCTGAATTTTCTCGACGAGATCGACCGGCTGGTCGTCGCCGCCGGCGGACGGCTGTACCTTGCCAAGGACGCGCGCCAGTCGCGCGCGACTTTCGAGGCCGGCTATCCCGCCCTGCAACGCTTCAAGGCGATCCGCAAATCGCTCGATCTCGCCGGAAAGATCCGATCAAAGCTCTCGCAGCGTCTGTTTGATGAGGTGCAGCCGTGA
- a CDS encoding UbiA family prenyltransferase, with the protein MAGPSVTPAPARTLVIDLEGALLRSELAYEALFADVGGSLARLRAKGSLSPAALGDVLARAEIDYGHLPYDADVLNQALAARARGEKIYLVAGRLAHHAGGIAAHLGFDGVVAPADLASGAVPFDRASIERISDRASRRASLKTSSLKTWTKALRVYQYAKNTLVFVPAITAHQMNFATLSYALLAFLAFSACASGAYLMNDLLDLAADRQHPTKRHRALAAGDLPISSALLAIPALWGFAVAASLCISAVFLGVLGAYLATTIAYSLVLKRKMLVDVVTLAGLYSLRIIAGAVGVGVVLSEWLLIFSLFVFTSLALIKRFSELSMRQGAGLADPSNRDYRITDLHVIAAMAAASAMNAVTVFSLYVSSSAVTPLYSRPWMLWLLNPLLLYWFGRALMMAHRREMPDDPIIYTFRDGASRITVAAMICIMLAAI; encoded by the coding sequence ATGGCCGGGCCGTCGGTGACCCCGGCGCCTGCGCGCACCCTTGTCATTGATCTCGAAGGCGCGCTGCTGCGCTCGGAGCTGGCCTATGAGGCGCTTTTCGCCGATGTCGGTGGGTCGCTCGCCCGCCTGCGCGCGAAGGGATCGCTGAGCCCGGCGGCGCTTGGGGACGTGCTGGCGCGGGCCGAGATCGACTACGGCCATCTGCCCTATGATGCCGATGTGCTGAACCAGGCTCTGGCGGCGCGGGCGCGCGGCGAGAAGATCTATCTCGTCGCTGGCCGCTTGGCCCATCATGCCGGGGGCATCGCCGCGCATCTCGGATTCGATGGCGTCGTGGCGCCCGCCGATCTCGCCTCGGGCGCCGTGCCGTTCGATCGCGCCTCGATCGAGCGGATCAGCGACCGCGCTAGCCGTCGTGCCAGCCTAAAGACATCCAGTTTGAAGACTTGGACGAAGGCGCTGCGCGTGTATCAATACGCCAAGAACACGCTGGTGTTCGTGCCGGCGATCACCGCGCATCAGATGAATTTCGCGACGCTGAGCTACGCGCTGCTGGCGTTTCTGGCGTTCTCGGCCTGCGCGTCGGGCGCCTATCTGATGAACGACCTGCTCGACCTCGCCGCGGACCGGCAGCACCCGACCAAGCGCCATCGCGCGCTCGCGGCGGGTGATTTGCCGATCTCGTCCGCGCTGCTCGCAATCCCCGCGCTGTGGGGCTTCGCGGTCGCCGCCAGCCTCTGCATCTCCGCCGTTTTCCTAGGCGTGCTCGGCGCCTATCTCGCCACCACGATCGCCTATTCGCTGGTGCTCAAGCGCAAGATGCTGGTTGACGTGGTGACGCTCGCCGGCCTCTACAGCTTGCGCATCATCGCGGGCGCCGTCGGCGTCGGCGTCGTGCTGTCGGAATGGCTGCTGATCTTCTCGCTGTTCGTGTTCACCTCGCTCGCGCTGATCAAGCGCTTCAGCGAGCTCAGCATGCGTCAGGGCGCAGGGCTCGCCGATCCCTCCAACCGCGACTACAGGATCACCGACCTGCACGTCATCGCTGCCATGGCGGCCGCGAGCGCCATGAACGCAGTGACGGTCTTCTCGCTGTACGTGTCGTCCTCGGCGGTGACGCCGCTGTACAGCCGGCCCTGGATGCTGTGGCTCTTGAATCCGTTGCTGCTCTACTGGTTCGGCCGCGCCCTCATGATGGCGCATCGCCGCGAGATGCCCGACGATCCCATCATCTACACCTTCCGCGATGGCGCCAGCCGC